In Choloepus didactylus isolate mChoDid1 chromosome 18, mChoDid1.pri, whole genome shotgun sequence, the genomic stretch GCCTTCGGCTGCCTCGGAAAGGAAATGTGAAGGGATCCGGACGCCGGGTTTCCAGGAGCAGCTGAGGGTTGGGTCTCCAGGGCCCTTTCATGGAGGCTATGGGCTGGGGAGGCtcgagagagagagaccattggtGCATCGTTTTATTACAAGCAGCTACTCTGAgctggcttttatttatttttttctgaagaaaagaCTGGTTTATTTTGGAAGGGGGAACTTtgaaaagcattattttttttttaggtcaggTTTATTGAGGTAAATTTCACGTACAAAAAAAATTCCCCCTTTCTAATGTATGACTCAGTGAGTTCTGACAAACGCACACGGCCACTGCGATGTTTTCAGTCTGGAAGGTTCCCTCGGGCCCCCTGCCCGCAGCCCCGGCTCCAACGACCACTGATCTGACGTCCGAGCTGGTGGTTTTGCCTGTTCCCGACTGACACATGAACGGACTCGCACGGCCCGTGGCCCTCGGTGCCTGGCTCTTCCACGCGGCTGACGTCTTCCTGGCTCCCCGGGCGGCAGGGTGCTGCAGGACAGCGTTCCTCTCCGTGAGGAGAGTACCCTATCGTAGGCTGCACCCCTTCTGCGGAGCTGTTCGTCTGGTGATGGGCTCATGGGTTGCTCACAGGTTTTTGCAACTGCGAATACAGCTGCAGTGAAAATCCACTTACCGGTTTTCGTGTGATCCTTCGAGTTTCCATTTCTCCTGCGTGACCTCCGAGAGCGGACGGCTGGCTTGCCTGGCAAGTGTGTCTCCAATGTTCCAAGAACCACCACACCCTCTGCCGAAGCGGCCGCGCAGCGTGAGTCTTGCTGTGTTTTCTGACCCTCCTCACGAGGTTGCTGCCAAGCGGCTCCATCCCCTCCTTAGAGTGGGGGACGAGGACTCAGCTGGCAGAGCGGGACCAGCCCAGATGCCCCCGCGGGTAAACTGACAAACGGAACGGGGTGTAGCGTGGAAGTGAGTGAGGGCCTCGAGcactgctggggtgggggctggggggtaaCATGGTGCCGCTGCTGTGGGAGAAGCTGGCGGTTCCCTAAAGCTTAACACAGAACTGCCACGGCACCCGGCGAGCCCACTCCCGGGCCCGTTCCCAGGGGTGAAGGCAGGGACTCGAGCAGACACGTGCTCACCCGCGTTCACAGTCGCCCAAGGGTGGAAGCCGCCCAGTGTCCCCCCAGATGGCAGATCCACAGGGTGAGGTTCACACGCACGACGGAGCATTTCTGAGCCCtgagaaggaacgaggtcctgaTACGTGTGACAAGGACgaaccctgaaaacatcatgctgaaggaaagaagccagacacaaaaggacaaacgtTTGTCTGAGTCCACTTagatgaaatatccagaatatatgaaccCGTAGCGATGGAAAGGATGTGAGAGgctctgggggctgggggagggtgggggtcgCTGCTGAGCGGGGCCATGAGGGGCTTTGGGAATGGACGGCGGGACGGGGAGCAGCCGGGGGCcgggggccggggctgggggctggggctgggggctggtggAAGGAAAGGCCTCGACCGACCCCCACCTGGGCGGCTCGTGAACAGAGCACATCCTGCACGTCACCCCCGAGTCGGGGCCGCAGTGGGGAGGTGGGCATGTGCCCAGTGTCAGGCCCCACGAGAGAGCAGAGGCCAGCGGCTGGGGGTCGGGGCCGGAAGGGGGAGGGTGGGTCAGAAagagtgggggtgtggggggccTAAGTCGGGCTGCtcctgcctctcccctccccaggcaCCCTCCGGAGGGCAGCCGGCCGGGACGTGCCTCACCCCGGGCATGGTCTCACCCGTGGACGGGAGCTTGAGCCCCCCACTGCCTGGCACTGGGCCTAACTCTGCCTGAGCCCCCGCAAGGAGCAGGCTGGGGCGTCCTCAGCCACCTGCCGGGGGACACGGCCTCTCCCTCCCTCCGCCTCACCGTCGTGCTCTCCTgggggagcccccaccccccaccgcctCTCAGCCGCTGCTGACACCCTCCTGGGGGCGGGTGCAGACGAGCCGTCCGCTCCAGTTCCCTCCGGGGAGGCCTGGCCCCCTGCGAGTCTCCCAGGACGCCCTGGGGAGCAGCCTGGCAGCGGGGGTGTGGGGGAGCCCAGACACCACCGGGGGGCCAACCCCAGGGGCCACAGCGGCCCAGCTCCCACCGGCTGCAGGGGCCTCTCTCCAGGCTGGAAACGCCCGCCCTCGACCGGGGGTGCTCGGGAGACAGGGGCAGTGAGCTTTGCTTCCTGGGGCTCTGCTTCCCAGGCGAGGACACGGAGCGTAGAGAGATGGGGTGGCCTGTCCCTGGACACGGGGCTCTCGGACAGGGCAGGGACTCGCACGGGCCCCCGCGGCCGCGCCTTCCACTGTGCCCCGGGAGGAGCGTGGCCTCTGGGGTGCTCAGGACCAACCCAaggaaggggtgacagtgtggggCCCGGCCTCCAAGCACCCGCCGCCCCACTGCCTCTGGGGGTCAGTTCGGGTCAGCGGAGTCCCCGGATGTCAGCATCGGAGCCTGGAGGTGCAGCTAACTGTGCTATTCCCTATGACAGAGACGGCTCTGAGGAAAGCACGCCCTCACGGTTCATCCAGAAAATAGGGGGCCGGCCTGTGAACTGGCATGACACAGCCGGGGACCCGGGCGCTCAGCCTGCCCCTCCCGGCGGCCCCCCAGGGTCACCTCTCCAGGGCCCTCGCCCCAGCGTCACCCGACCACCCCCCGGGTGACACGTCCCCCTCTGCCAGGGTGCAGGAGGCCGTGCTCCAAGCCGGTCGAGCGGACGCGGGGACAAGCCCTTCCAGGGAGAGGGCGGCCGAGCTGCAGCCGGACAGGTCCAGACGGCCAGCAGGGCCTCGGCTCTCGGGGGTACCGAATCTCATGGGAAAATAGATGAGAGAACATCTCGGGCCTTCCGGGAATAACAGCAACCACGGTCCCGGCCTGGACATCTCGGGCTCCAACGCCTTCCCACATCCACAGCCTCTTATCCCCGCTGGGCCTTGGGGGCACACAGGTTGGCGACCCAGGCCCCCTGagacccccaccccactgctgcctgcggGGCCATGGCCTGCACCCCCATGCGTCCGAGGCAGCGCACGTCCTGGGCATCCAGAGCAAGAAGGGGGCTTGGGGTGCAATTCTGTCCCCCCGAACCCCCAGCTGCCATCCCTCAGGGCCGGCCTCCTCCTCTCTCGTCCTGCAAACCCAGGGGCTCACAGGGTGGTCCCAGACCGGCAGGTGGAAAGGCCGCCCCAGCCCTGCTGCCTCGGAACCTGCATTTCCGACAGCGTACTGAAGAAAattcacacacacgcacacacagccAGGAAGTTCTCCCAGAGCGTGACTACAGTGGTGTCCCGTAGGGCCTTTCACTGCTCTGCAAATTACCCTCCTTGCTTCCCACAGCAAATGGCCGGGGGTCAGCACCGGGCTGTGGCGTCTGACCCTGGGCACGGCCCCGGCCAGGGCATCCCGTGGCGCTCACGGGGCTGGAGGTGCAGCGTTGGTGCCCGTTGAGGAACGCCGTGGAGGTCAGTTCAGAGGGCAAAGGACAAAGTCCAGCTCCTGCCTTTTTGGACCCGAAGCAGAGCCTCCAGGCTGGGCGACTCCCCTGATTTGTGGGGTCACCTGGTGGCTTTGGTTGCTTGGGAAGCACGAGGTGTTGCCACCACCAAGGAGGGGAGAACTCGAGGACCGGGGACCTCAGGCGGAGGTGACGCAGCCTCGCCGAGAGGAGACGCCTCCACACCCCTGCGGGGACCGGTCACAGGCCGCTGGGCTGACGGGGCCTGACCACCAGCACCACGTGGACGGAGCCCCAGAACCTCACGCTCTCCCGTCACACCCACACGTGACGAgacggaggcccagagaggctaagtcACCTGCCCGAGGCCACCAGCGGGCAGCGGGAAAGCCTGACCTCGGGCCTGCAGAGCCTGGGCTTTCTAGCCTGCTCCTTCCGGCAGGTTCCACCAGCCTCCTGCCGGGACAGGTCATGACCTCGGTCTCCTGGCCGGTGAACTGGGAGGGGCTGGCCTAAGGCCCTCTGACCACCTTTCCAGCTCCCACCCTCCGTGGGTCCAAGAACAGAGACGCTATTTCCACGGGACGGCTCAGGACGGCACCTTCCTCCACTGCTGGCAGCAGGGCGGTGCCCGGGGCCGTTCCCGCTGCCCAGAAACCTCGGCCACATGCGCAACTGGGGCGGAAACGACGGCCAGTCCCAAAGCTGCTCCCAGCCAGGGTTCTGTGAGGAGCTCTAGACACGCTCTTTCAGAGGCAGGAGCCTGTGTCCTGGTGACAAAGGGGACCCCGCGGGCGGCCCCTTCCTCCCGCATCAGCGGCTCGGGCCCAGGCCCCGGGAGGCAGGCGAGGCCCTTCCCATTCCAGCCTCAGCCTCCGGCCCCTGCACGTCCCCACTGGAGCACCTGCCCCTCCAGGGCTGCTGGGGCCGGCCGGGGCCTCAGCATGACACCTGCAGCCGCGGGGGCAGGGGGCCCACGGACGCTCCAACAACCCCGGCCTGTCCCCCGGAAACCCGGACGCCCGGGTCCCAGCCCAGAGCGTGGCCTGCCCTGCCCGGGTCCGGGAGGAGGGGCCCCAGCACATCCCACGAGCCTTCCCGCCCCCCGTCCTGCCCCTGCCAGCACCGCCCCACACGGCCTGTCTCCTGGTCTCGGCGTTGAGGCAGCAGGGccttcccctcctgccctccctcccggGGCTTGTTTGTCCTTCCGTTCCAGAACACACCCTCCTCCTCGTGCCTGCTCCAAACCCGCTCAGAATGTTCTCTCTCATGATCTGGAACTGTGCTATTTCGGAGATGTTACAACGATGCTCCCAGGAGAAATGTCATGGTGTCCGCAACCAGCAAACGCGACGTGATGCTCATTTGGAATCTGAGTGACGGCACACGGAGGGTCCCTGCTGCCGAGAAACCCGCTCCCCCTGCCCCTCATCGTCCTGCCCTCCCCTCGCCTGCTCCGTGCTGCCAACCCCAGGGCTTCACTCTAGCATTTTCCGTGCCCTCCGAGCCCCGATTGCTTCTGGTGTCCATCTCGGCTCCTCGAGCAGCCGATGGGCAAGCGGGGTGGAGCCTCGTCCCTCTGGGGGGCCCGCCCCCGGCCCTGCGACTGGATTCCTGGGGGTGCCCAGTGCCCTGCGCCTGATGAAGCCGTCACCAGCTGGGGAAAGGACATGACGGCGTCCACGGAGAAGACCGCATCTCCCTACCCGTGCCAGCGCTGTGTCAGCTGGGCTGGGGGGCAGTGGGCAGGGCGGGGCCGGAGCGGCCGAGTGCTCCCGGCACGCTGAGCATGCCagggccacagagagagaatgaCGGATGGACGGTGGCAGCAGCAGGGCCACGTCTCGGTCAGCGCCCCCATCACCACACCCCGACCAGCCCGGCACGAGGACGCCCAGGAGCCGAGCCGCTTCCAACCCCAGGGCGGCCACGGGGTCGCGGGGTGGGGCCCAGGGCGGTGGGGGCTGTGGCCCCCACTGCAGGCAGGCCCTCGGGGCCGGGCAGGGGTCCCCCGGGGGGCAGGCCACGCCCTCCCGTCCATTTATCCGCTGGGGGGCTGCCTCGTCACCCTCACAGCTGCATCTGGCTAACTGGGGTTCTTCTACTTGCCACTGCCCACTCTTctctaaagagaaaagaaaggcacaggacagagaaaagataagaaagagGCGGCTCTGGTGGGCTCTGCCCCGGCTGAGACCCCGCGAGTCTTGGGGCCAGGGGCGTGGAGGAGGAGGGGCTCAGGGGGCCAACACCCCACTCAGGGCTCCCTCCAGCCGACGGGGCCTAGCAGCTCCACGTGTCTGCAGAGACGGGGCAATCGGTCCAACGGGAAGGGACTTGGCTAGTGACGGGCCCAGGACGCGGTTTCATACCCGCCAAGGCGAGACGTCCACCAAACAGCCCAGACTCCACGGCCCCCAGACCCCGGACTGGGctcctcccccttctcctgcGGCACTGGGGTCCCACGGCGAAGGGGCCGCCCACCTGTGGATGCCTGGACGTGTCTCCCCCATACCTGGCTAGGCCACCCCCGACCCCTGGCATCAAGAGGGAGCGGGGTGGGGGCCTGGCGAGCGGGCCGGTCAGGGGCTCCGGGTCCACTTGAGGCCTCCGAATGCCTTgtgcctccctccttcctccaggCCCCCCTTCTGGAAAGGACTCCGGAGCCGCTGCATGACGGGACGACATGGAAAACCGAAACCACACGACAGGACTTGGGGAGATGATGTGATGGGGACAGGGGAAAAGGGGGGTGAAGAGGGTGGGGAAAGAAGAAGGGGTCCAGGACGACGAGGCGGGCCTGGCAGGAAACACACTGGAGCCCCTCCACCCAGGGGCCAAATCAGCCAACACCCCCATGCACAGGCCTT encodes the following:
- the LOC119513410 gene encoding uncharacterized protein LOC119513410 isoform X2, with amino-acid sequence MLRRACEPHPVDLPSGGTLGGFHPWATVNAGGDGAAWQQPREEGQKTQQDSRCAAASAEGVVVLGTLETHLPGKPAVRSRRSRRRNGNSKDHTKTAPCRPGSQEDVSRVEEPGTEGHGPCESVHVSVGNRQNHQLGRQISGRWSRGCGQGARGNLPD
- the LOC119513410 gene encoding uncharacterized protein LOC119513410 isoform X1, whose protein sequence is MLRRACEPHPVDLPSGGTLGGFHPWATVNAGGDGAAWQQPREEGQKTQQDSRCAAASAEGVVVLGTLETHLPGKPAVRSRRSRRRNGNSKDHTKTGKWIFTAAVFAVAKTCEQPMSPSPDEQLRRRGAAYDRVLSSRRGTLSCSTLPPGEPGRRQPRGRARHRGPRAVRVRSCVSREQAKPPARTSDQWSLEPGLRAGGPREPSRLKTSQWPCAFVRTH